In the Topomyia yanbarensis strain Yona2022 chromosome 3, ASM3024719v1, whole genome shotgun sequence genome, one interval contains:
- the LOC131691271 gene encoding uncharacterized protein LOC131691271, whose product MEVNQRESREQILSKHLEFPDLSHRQLGKMLNIHHSTVSRVLKRFQERLTLDHGKGAGRKPGPENKKTEGKVKRIIKANPNVSSRNLAKKIGIAGLHTYKVQNFPNRDERQQSTAKTRARKLYEKMLTKYGCCVMADETYIKADFKQIPGLEFFTGKSKFYVDDKFKKKKMSKFASKYLIWQAICSCGLRNEPFVTKGTVNGEIYKSECLEKRLLPFLQQHDEAPLFWPDLASCHYSKSVLEWYEANSVHFVPKDRNPPNCPELRPVEQYWAMMKRELRKSKKTVKDEKDMLRKWKNKLRKWYRMTLYRL is encoded by the exons atggaggtgaaccaacgcgagtcgagagaacaaattctttccaaacacctggaatttcctgacctgtcgcaccggcagttgggaaaaatgttgaacattcaccattcaaccgtctccagagtgttgaagcggttccaggagcggttgacgttggaccacggcaaaggagctggaagaaagccgggaccggagaacaaaaagacggagggaaaggtgaagcggattattaaagcaaatcccaacgtctcaagccgtaatttggctaaaaagatcggcat agctggactacatacatacaaggtacagaacttcccaaaccgcgatgagcggcaacaatcgacggctaaaactcgggcacggaagctctacgagaagatgctgacaaaatatggctgctgtgtgatggccgacgaaacgtatataaaagcggattttaagcaaattccggggttggagtttttcaccggcaagagcaagttctatgtggacgacaaatttaagaagaagaaaatgtcgaagttcgcctccaaatatctcatttggcaggccatctgctcttgcggactgaggaatgagcctttcgtgacaaagggcacagtaaatggcgagatctacaaatctgagtgcctcgagaagcgccttttgccgttcttgcagcagcacgacgaagctccgctattttggccagatttggcatcatgccactattctaaaagtgtcctggagtggtatgaggccaattctgtccattttgttccaaaggacaggaatccgccaaactgtccggagctgcgcccggtggagcagtactgggcaatgatgaagcgggaacttcggaagagcaagaagacagtcaaagacgagaaggacatgttaagaaaatggaaaaataaactGAGAAagtggtaccggatgacactgtatagactttga